One Leptospira levettii genomic window, ATTTTACAGCCCATGAACCAGGGCAAATTGTCGGTTACCTCCACATTGACTTAAAAAAAAGGGGCTTAAGTTTAGGAGATTTTTTGCGAAACTTAAACGAAAGTTTGGTGGTAGCTGTTAAAGATACTTGGGGTTTAGATGTGGAAGAGAATCCAAAATCTCCTGGTTTGTATACAAAGGATTCGAAGAAAAAACTGATCTCAGAAGGGATTTATGCGAAATCCTATTTTACGAGTTTTGGTTTTGCCTTAAACGGAATCAATTCTCTCTTTACTTTCTCTCTCATCAACCCATGTGGGGCAAGGTCTGAAGACATGGTTTCCTTATCAGCCTTGGGACTTTCCGCAGGCTATCCCGAGAAACGAAAAGAATTTGTGTTCCGATTTTCAAAACACTTCCTTTCCCTTCTCCCATAACCTCGAATTTCTTATGTCCTTTTTGTGGATTTGGCCGAAAAGTAAAAGGGGGATCCATGAAATATTCACGTTTTTTTCTATCCTTTATACTCTTTTTTATCCTCTCGGAAACCCTTGCGCTGAGTGGGGTGGTTTGGACATTTTATGAGTCCTTACAAAATGCTCTTATCCAGGAACAGTTTATTTCTGACCACAGAGCAAGGGACTTAAGCCTTGCACTTGCAAAAAGTGCAGAACAAAGGTTGAATAACGATGGTTATGTGGAAATCGAAAAGATGTTCCATCGTTATGTAGAACAATCCAAAAAGGATCCAGAAGAGTTTCGTTTTTTAAAGATAAGTTTGTATGCTCCAGATGCCACGTTACTTGTTTCTACTGATACTATTTATACTTTGGAAGAACTCCGAAAACGAAAACCTGATGATGAGTTAGCAAAATCTACATTCTTTCGCAAAGGCATTCGGTTGAAAAAATGGGAATGGTCTGAACCAGAAAATGGTGAGAATCCCATTCTCAATTCCAAACGAGATCCAAAGGTTCGGGATGGTTTTGAATGGGTATTAAATTACCTTCCATTAGCAAAATCAAATACGGTTCGTCTGACAACACCATTGTACAAACCAGGGACATTGGATGTATCTGGCCTTGTGATCCTTGTCTATGAACGAGGGAACTTAGGTTTATTATTCCAAAACCAATGGAAACTTGTGGAATGGATGGTATTGAATTACCTATTGATTGCACTTGTTGTGAGTTTACTCCTTACATGGGCATTTGTTGTGTATTCCTTAGTCCTCACAAAAGACCAGTTAACGGAAAAAGAATCAGGTGAAACCTTACCACTGGTTCAGAAAAAAACATTAGAACCAATGGAAAGTTCCATCCAAGCTGTGAGTGAGTTGAAAGAACAAAATCCATCAACAGAAGCGAATCAAACAAACCTTTCAACGGACGTTGAAGTATTACCTGGTGGTCCCGTGTTTGACCAAATGAATGCAGAACCCAAAGAAACTAATACAGTAAGAGATGCAATTTTCTTAGGATAAATTATGGAATCAAAAGACAAAGTATTTTCTATTCAATTAAAAGGTGGTTTAGACGGAAGTAGTGCTGATGATTTTTATCGTTACTTCGAATCACAATTGAACAAAGGGTATCGAAAATTTTTATTCCAGTTAGGATCACTTGAATTCATTACATCCAATGGAATTAGTACCCTTGTCAAAATTCACAAACAAATTGTGAAATCAAACGCAGTGTATGCAATTTATGGATTAAAATCGGAAGTGGAAGATGTATTAAAATTGGTAGGTCTTTTTGATAAATTTCCTATCTTTCGTAACCACAACTCTGCTGAATCCTTTTTGTTACAAATGGATGTTTCTGGAATGGAACCAAGTACAAAGGAAACTTCTTCCCTTTCCGAAACCTCGGATCACAATAAAAGAGGAGAGGAATCAAAATCAGACAGTAACAAAATTCGATTTTATTTTTCAGGTAAGTCCAGGGAAGAAGGAAAACCGAACCTAAGAAAAGAACCTGTTTCTATTTTAGAATCATTGAAAGACGAAACAACGGACTCAAAACCCACTCCTTCTCCCATGGAAGTTGTGCTCGAAGAAAAAATAAACCAACTCCGTCTGGAAATCAAAGAATCATTGAGTTCCGAATTGGAAAGGCGATTCTCTCATTATAAATCAGGGGCATCTGCTCAAGAATCGGCTCAATTGGATAAAATTCCAAATTACATCCAATCGAAAACCAAACAATTGGAAACAGTCGAAAGGATCATCCAATGTGAAGTGTGTGGGACACGGCTACGGCTTTTTAAATTTGGTAAACATGAATGTCCAAGTTGTAAAACGCAGTTCCAGTTGAGTCCCAATGGTTCTATCCGTTTTCTTGAAAAATTAAATCCCATCTAAAATCTGGTCGTATGACAAACAAAGTCCCAGGGAACGAATCGAGTACAAAACGATCCCTTGCTTTATCTTTTTATACATTCTTATCAAGAATTTTAGGGCTCATTCGTGACCACTTTATGGCTGTTAGTTTTGGAACAGGAATGGTGGCATCCGCCTTTAGTGTTGCCTACAGACTTCCCAATATGTTCCGAAATCTCCTGGCAGAAGGAACCTTAAGCCAGTCCTTTATGCCAATATTCTCCGAGTATGAAAAAATGGGTGTGATGGAAGCTCGTGTGATGGCAGGAACTGTCCTTAGTTTTCTTTTCCTTTGTTTGTCTATTTTTGTGACTTTTTTTTGGCTGTTTGCAGCTCAGTTTTTGCCTACTCTTGTTGGTGGTACACCCGAATATGGGAATTTAGTCGTAGAACTTTCGTTAGTTCTATTTTTTCTCATCATGACGGCCAGTCTCTCTTCGATTTTTATGTCGATTTCCAATTCCCATCACAAATATTTTGTTCCGTCATTATCCCCAATCATCCTTAACTTTAGTTATCTGGCAGTGTTTCTCTTTGTGTTTCCTTTTTACCATGAAATTAAGGACAGAGTTTTTTACCTGGCATATGGAATTGTATGTGGTGGGGTATTACAACTTATAGTGCAAGGATGGTTTGTTTACAAGAATGGATTTGGACCCATCTTTCGGTTGGATTTTAAACACCCTGCGATCAAAAAAATTTTTAAACTCATGTTACCTGCGGCCCTAGGAGGTAGTTTTTACCAAATTGGACTTCTTGTGGATATCTTTCTTGCCAATTACATCCAAAATCAAAACCCAGGTCTTGGTGCCGTTGTCAGTTTGGATTATTCCCAGAGACTCGTCCAACTCCCTACAGGGATCATTGGAGTTGCACTTGCGACTACAATCCTTCCTTCTCTTTTGAAGGATTTACGAGAAGGAAGGGAAGAAAATGTTCCTAAAGAAATAGCAGATGTATTGTCATTTGCGTTTTTTTTAACACTGCCAGCAAGCATTGGTTTGGCGGTTCTTGGGGAAACGGTTTTGGATTCCATTTACTACGGTGGACGTTGGGACCATCTTGCTACACTGACAGCATTTTTCCCACTTGTGTTTTATTCACTTGCGATCCCTTTTTATAGTATCAATAAGGTACTTGTTTCTTCTTATTATGCATTTTCTGATACAAAAACTCCACTTCGTATCCAGTTGATATCCTTTGTCCTTAGTGTTGTTGTGAGTATTAGTTTGATGTTTTTTTTGAAACACTCTGCCATTGCCCTTGCTTCAGCCCTCAGTGCCATAGTCACTTCATCATTATTACTATTTTATTTAAAAGCACACCAAGTAAGAATTCCTTTTGCCACTGTGGGAAAACGGGTATTGAAAATGGTGCCTGCACTTTTTGGACTATTCTTTTGGCTTGTGTTTTCAGAATGGGTGATCAAACCAAACTTACAAAATTGGGGAACGAATACACTTGGTCTTAGTTATGCCAATCTCAGTCGGTTGAGTTTATCTC contains:
- the murJ gene encoding murein biosynthesis integral membrane protein MurJ, giving the protein MTNKVPGNESSTKRSLALSFYTFLSRILGLIRDHFMAVSFGTGMVASAFSVAYRLPNMFRNLLAEGTLSQSFMPIFSEYEKMGVMEARVMAGTVLSFLFLCLSIFVTFFWLFAAQFLPTLVGGTPEYGNLVVELSLVLFFLIMTASLSSIFMSISNSHHKYFVPSLSPIILNFSYLAVFLFVFPFYHEIKDRVFYLAYGIVCGGVLQLIVQGWFVYKNGFGPIFRLDFKHPAIKKIFKLMLPAALGGSFYQIGLLVDIFLANYIQNQNPGLGAVVSLDYSQRLVQLPTGIIGVALATTILPSLLKDLREGREENVPKEIADVLSFAFFLTLPASIGLAVLGETVLDSIYYGGRWDHLATLTAFFPLVFYSLAIPFYSINKVLVSSYYAFSDTKTPLRIQLISFVLSVVVSISLMFFLKHSAIALASALSAIVTSSLLLFYLKAHQVRIPFATVGKRVLKMVPALFGLFFWLVFSEWVIKPNLQNWGTNTLGLSYANLSRLSLSLSMLPAVILYFAIATYTGLSESEIILGRFLRKWKQKKENK
- the lipB gene encoding lipoyl(octanoyl) transferase LipB, which gives rise to MQKFLHQKGLPSYLFPSIVSYQRYLDFQENARKNRRESMLFLEHSPCLTGGIGAKAENLLVPEVRLTELGVDFVSLPRGGDFTAHEPGQIVGYLHIDLKKRGLSLGDFLRNLNESLVVAVKDTWGLDVEENPKSPGLYTKDSKKKLISEGIYAKSYFTSFGFALNGINSLFTFSLINPCGARSEDMVSLSALGLSAGYPEKRKEFVFRFSKHFLSLLP
- a CDS encoding LIC_12071 family protein — encoded protein: MKYSRFFLSFILFFILSETLALSGVVWTFYESLQNALIQEQFISDHRARDLSLALAKSAEQRLNNDGYVEIEKMFHRYVEQSKKDPEEFRFLKISLYAPDATLLVSTDTIYTLEELRKRKPDDELAKSTFFRKGIRLKKWEWSEPENGENPILNSKRDPKVRDGFEWVLNYLPLAKSNTVRLTTPLYKPGTLDVSGLVILVYERGNLGLLFQNQWKLVEWMVLNYLLIALVVSLLLTWAFVVYSLVLTKDQLTEKESGETLPLVQKKTLEPMESSIQAVSELKEQNPSTEANQTNLSTDVEVLPGGPVFDQMNAEPKETNTVRDAIFLG
- a CDS encoding STAS domain-containing protein — protein: MESKDKVFSIQLKGGLDGSSADDFYRYFESQLNKGYRKFLFQLGSLEFITSNGISTLVKIHKQIVKSNAVYAIYGLKSEVEDVLKLVGLFDKFPIFRNHNSAESFLLQMDVSGMEPSTKETSSLSETSDHNKRGEESKSDSNKIRFYFSGKSREEGKPNLRKEPVSILESLKDETTDSKPTPSPMEVVLEEKINQLRLEIKESLSSELERRFSHYKSGASAQESAQLDKIPNYIQSKTKQLETVERIIQCEVCGTRLRLFKFGKHECPSCKTQFQLSPNGSIRFLEKLNPI